Proteins encoded together in one Chryseobacterium taklimakanense window:
- a CDS encoding DUF6438 domain-containing protein, which produces MKFFLALSLGLLFTSCTVAKNNYTKIQYEAGACFGFCPMFKLTINPDRTTVIEAEHFTFEEGRSKDDFSKEKEGNFTSTIRQEDYNTLIKMLNKINIKSLNAKYGNRNVTDLPTSYLTVTFKDGTVTKVEDYGKNGTDELAELWMFLENLRKTQTWTKVK; this is translated from the coding sequence ATGAAATTTTTTTTAGCCCTTTCTTTAGGATTACTATTCACCTCCTGTACTGTAGCAAAAAACAATTACACAAAAATACAGTACGAAGCCGGAGCATGTTTCGGATTCTGCCCGATGTTTAAACTGACCATCAATCCCGACCGCACCACCGTCATTGAAGCCGAACATTTCACGTTTGAAGAAGGTCGCAGCAAAGATGATTTTTCAAAAGAAAAAGAAGGAAATTTTACCTCTACCATCCGGCAGGAAGACTATAATACTTTGATTAAGATGCTTAATAAGATTAATATAAAATCCCTTAATGCAAAATATGGAAACCGCAATGTGACCGATTTGCCAACCTCATATCTTACGGTAACTTTTAAAGACGGGACCGTGACAAAAGTGGAAGATTACGGAAAGAACGGCACTGATGAGCTCGCCGAACTGTGGATGTTCCTTGAAAATCTGCGCAAAACACAGACCTGGACAAAAGTGAAGTAA
- the obgE gene encoding GTPase ObgE encodes MSNFVDYVKIHCTSGHGGAGSAHLRREKYIPKGGPDGGDGGRGGHIIMKGNSHEWTLLPLRYTRHVKAQRGENGAKNQLTGADGDDVYIEVPIGTIAKNEEGEIIGEILEHGQEIILMKGGKGGLGNEHFKSSTNQTPRYAQPGLPGEEGYITFELKILADVGLVGFPNAGKSTLLASVSAAKPKIADYAFTTLTPNLGIVDYRNYKSFVMADIPGIIEGAAEGKGLGHRFLRHIERNSILLFLIPADSEDHFQEFKILENELKEYNPELLDKDFIISVSKSDLLDDELKREIAAEFPENKQPLFFSGVTGEGLTELKDVIWKKLHG; translated from the coding sequence ATGAGCAACTTCGTAGATTACGTAAAAATACACTGTACCAGCGGACACGGCGGCGCCGGATCTGCACACCTCCGCCGTGAAAAATATATCCCGAAAGGCGGTCCCGACGGTGGTGACGGCGGCCGTGGCGGCCACATCATCATGAAAGGGAATTCCCACGAATGGACGCTCCTGCCCTTGCGCTACACACGCCACGTCAAAGCACAGCGCGGCGAAAACGGTGCAAAAAACCAGCTGACCGGCGCTGACGGTGACGACGTATATATCGAGGTTCCAATCGGTACCATTGCAAAAAATGAAGAAGGCGAAATCATCGGTGAAATCCTTGAGCACGGCCAGGAAATTATCCTGATGAAAGGTGGAAAAGGCGGCCTCGGAAATGAACATTTCAAATCTTCCACCAACCAGACGCCGCGTTATGCCCAGCCCGGACTTCCCGGTGAAGAAGGCTACATCACTTTCGAACTGAAAATTTTGGCAGATGTCGGCTTAGTGGGCTTCCCAAATGCCGGAAAATCGACGCTTTTAGCTTCAGTTTCGGCAGCAAAACCTAAAATTGCGGATTACGCGTTCACCACTTTAACGCCCAACCTCGGTATCGTAGATTACCGCAATTACAAATCTTTCGTGATGGCCGATATTCCAGGAATTATTGAAGGTGCAGCTGAAGGTAAAGGTTTGGGACACCGCTTCTTAAGGCATATTGAAAGGAATTCCATTTTACTTTTTTTGATTCCGGCGGATTCAGAAGACCATTTCCAGGAGTTTAAAATCCTTGAAAATGAACTGAAGGAGTATAATCCCGAGCTTTTGGATAAGGATTTCATTATTTCTGTGTCAAAATCAGATCTTTTGGACGATGAACTGAAAAGAGAAATTGCTGCAGAATTCCCGGAGAATAAGCAGCCGCTGTTCTTTTCGGGCGTTACGGGCGAAGGATTGACGGAACTGAAGGATGTGATCTGGAAGAAACTGCACGGGTGA
- a CDS encoding adenylate kinase, whose protein sequence is MINIVLFGPPGSGKGTQAQNLIEKFNLKQISTGDLFRYNMKNDTDLGKLAKSYIDKGELVPDQVTTDMLVDEVKKPTDAAGFIFDGYPRTANQTAELERIVKEVLNSEISVCLSLVVDDEILVERLLKRGETSGRTDDSNEEIIRNRIKEYYTKTAEVAELYKQQGKYVEINGVGEIDEISQKLFAEVEKIK, encoded by the coding sequence ATGATAAACATCGTACTATTCGGCCCTCCCGGAAGTGGCAAGGGGACACAGGCACAGAATTTAATCGAAAAATTCAACCTGAAACAGATTTCAACCGGAGATTTGTTCCGCTACAATATGAAAAATGATACCGATTTAGGGAAACTTGCAAAATCGTACATTGATAAAGGAGAGCTGGTTCCCGATCAGGTAACGACCGATATGTTGGTTGATGAAGTAAAAAAACCGACGGACGCTGCCGGATTTATTTTCGACGGCTACCCGCGAACAGCCAACCAAACTGCAGAGCTGGAACGAATTGTAAAAGAAGTTCTGAATTCCGAAATTTCTGTTTGTCTTTCTTTAGTTGTAGATGATGAAATATTGGTTGAAAGACTGCTGAAAAGAGGCGAAACTTCCGGCAGAACCGACGATTCCAACGAAGAAATTATCCGCAACCGCATCAAAGAATACTACACCAAAACCGCTGAAGTCGCCGAACTGTACAAGCAGCAGGGTAAATATGTGGAAATCAACGGCGTAGGCGAAATTGATGAAATATCGCAGAAACTTTTCGCAGAAGTAGAGAAAATTAAATAA